A stretch of the Actinomyces faecalis genome encodes the following:
- a CDS encoding alpha-mannosidase, giving the protein MHDNRPMLLKHIDRILDERVRPARTEVVAALDVEAWAVTDTTGPVAGVEGAGEPVPVTTALAPSTPYRPFAVPGAWGPAWGTTWFRLGVDVPAGLRQDHLELDIDLGWADHSPGFQCEGSVRTPDGTVLKAVNPRNRWVPVREEDLDSSGRLTVYLEGASNPLMLDVHPFLPTDEGSRATQSHEPIYTFRTANLVRVHDEVRQLAADLDTLLGLARTMPEDSPRAWKVLIGTSDAVDQLDLADVPGTAAHVRSLLAPLLAVPAGPDAITLGAIGHAHIDSAWLWPVRETRRKAARTLSNVIRLLDDGSPMVFALPAAQHVAWIQEDDPALFARVKEYVAAGRIVAVGGSWVEPDAVLPSGESLARQLTEGTSFFRDELGTTCHEIWLPDSFGYTGSLPQIAHLAGYDSFLTQKISWNQVDVFPHHTLWWEGIDGTRIFTHFPPADTYGAEVSAEQLAHAERNFKDKGRASTEMFLYGYGDGGGGPVREMLERIERAQDLSGAPKIEHMSSQDFFTRARQEYPDAPVWVGELYLEKHRGTLTSQARTKRGNREAEAALREAETWCTTAWVRGLLQDDAYPAALLHELWRTTLLCQFHDILPGSSIAWVYEDAEVAQAQVIATARALAAQARAALADGVPATPLTEPLPQAPRGELPQAPEPVRQAARAESGTRLVFNTAPVARRVGGTQVPALGAAVVPADQQTRVQARAERTAEGGVLELGGTRVTLDATGAVTSLLLTDADGATQEVVPPAQYLGVLQLANDFPNEWDAWDLDPFYRSSVQDLPGTLSEVAVVDGAAQAVVDVVFGTSSARMTWRLDPDSEALAVTVEVSWHETEKVLKLAFPVDVHTDEATYGAQFGHLRRPTHENTSWDAYRFEVCAHKWLQVGESGRGLGIVNDATYGWDVTRHARQGGATWSLVRATLLRSARYPDPAQDQGEQAFRFALLPAACAAPARDEAYRLDLPARELPVGADVVAVAPLVEVTGAVIESLHAADDASGDVLVRLYEADGRRSRVTLHAPELRDATGTDLHGTPSSELGVQVTPVDGQDATWAFDLHPFGIATVRLRSERSH; this is encoded by the coding sequence GTGCACGACAACCGCCCGATGCTCCTCAAGCACATCGATCGCATCCTGGACGAGCGGGTGCGCCCCGCCCGGACCGAGGTCGTGGCCGCTCTCGACGTCGAGGCCTGGGCCGTCACCGACACCACCGGCCCCGTCGCCGGGGTCGAGGGCGCCGGCGAGCCCGTGCCCGTGACCACGGCCCTGGCCCCCTCCACGCCCTACCGCCCCTTCGCCGTCCCTGGTGCGTGGGGACCGGCCTGGGGGACCACCTGGTTCCGGCTGGGCGTGGACGTGCCGGCTGGTCTGCGCCAGGACCACCTGGAGCTGGACATCGACCTGGGCTGGGCGGACCACTCCCCAGGCTTCCAGTGCGAGGGATCAGTACGTACCCCCGACGGCACCGTCCTCAAGGCAGTCAACCCGCGCAACCGCTGGGTCCCGGTGCGCGAGGAGGACCTGGACTCCTCCGGCCGCCTCACCGTCTACCTCGAGGGCGCCTCCAACCCCCTCATGCTGGACGTCCACCCCTTCCTGCCCACGGACGAGGGCTCACGAGCCACCCAGTCGCACGAGCCGATCTACACCTTCCGCACCGCCAACCTCGTGCGCGTGCACGACGAGGTCCGTCAGCTCGCCGCCGACCTGGACACCCTGCTCGGTCTGGCCCGCACCATGCCCGAGGACTCCCCACGGGCGTGGAAGGTCCTGATCGGCACCAGCGACGCCGTCGACCAGCTCGACCTGGCCGACGTCCCCGGCACCGCCGCCCACGTACGCTCCCTGCTGGCCCCGCTCCTGGCCGTACCTGCCGGCCCCGACGCCATCACCCTGGGGGCGATCGGCCACGCCCACATCGACTCCGCCTGGCTGTGGCCGGTACGCGAGACCCGGCGCAAGGCCGCCCGCACCCTGTCCAACGTCATCCGGCTGCTCGACGACGGCTCCCCGATGGTCTTTGCCCTGCCTGCGGCCCAGCACGTGGCCTGGATCCAGGAGGACGACCCGGCCCTGTTCGCCAGGGTCAAGGAGTACGTGGCGGCAGGCAGGATCGTCGCGGTGGGCGGCTCGTGGGTCGAGCCAGACGCCGTCCTGCCCTCCGGCGAGTCCCTGGCCCGCCAGCTGACCGAAGGAACCTCCTTCTTCCGCGACGAGCTGGGCACCACCTGCCACGAGATCTGGCTGCCGGACTCCTTCGGCTACACCGGCTCCCTGCCCCAGATCGCCCACCTGGCCGGCTATGACAGCTTCCTGACCCAGAAGATCTCCTGGAACCAGGTCGACGTCTTCCCCCACCACACCCTGTGGTGGGAGGGCATCGACGGCACCCGGATCTTCACGCACTTCCCCCCGGCCGACACCTACGGCGCCGAGGTCAGCGCCGAGCAGCTGGCCCACGCGGAGAGGAACTTCAAGGACAAGGGCCGCGCCTCCACCGAGATGTTCCTCTACGGCTACGGCGACGGCGGTGGCGGCCCCGTGCGCGAGATGCTCGAGCGCATCGAGCGCGCCCAGGACCTGTCTGGCGCCCCGAAGATCGAGCACATGTCCTCCCAGGACTTCTTCACCCGTGCTCGCCAGGAGTACCCCGACGCACCGGTGTGGGTCGGCGAGCTCTACCTGGAGAAGCACCGCGGCACGCTCACCAGCCAGGCCAGGACCAAGCGAGGCAACCGCGAGGCCGAGGCCGCCCTGCGCGAGGCTGAGACCTGGTGCACCACCGCCTGGGTGCGCGGGCTGCTCCAGGACGACGCCTACCCCGCCGCCCTCCTCCACGAGCTGTGGCGCACGACCCTGCTGTGCCAGTTCCACGACATCCTGCCTGGCTCCTCGATCGCCTGGGTCTACGAGGACGCCGAGGTCGCCCAGGCCCAGGTCATCGCGACCGCTCGCGCCCTGGCCGCCCAGGCTCGTGCCGCGCTGGCCGACGGCGTGCCCGCCACCCCGCTGACCGAGCCCCTTCCCCAGGCGCCGCGAGGCGAGCTGCCCCAGGCCCCTGAGCCGGTCCGCCAGGCGGCCCGAGCCGAGTCCGGGACGCGCCTGGTCTTCAACACCGCGCCGGTCGCGCGTCGTGTGGGCGGCACGCAGGTGCCGGCGCTCGGCGCCGCCGTCGTCCCCGCTGACCAGCAGACGCGTGTCCAGGCCCGGGCGGAGCGCACCGCCGAGGGCGGAGTCCTGGAACTCGGCGGCACCCGCGTCACCCTCGACGCCACCGGAGCCGTCACCTCCCTGCTCCTGACCGACGCCGACGGCGCCACGCAGGAGGTCGTCCCACCGGCCCAGTACCTGGGCGTGCTCCAGCTGGCCAACGACTTCCCCAACGAGTGGGACGCCTGGGACCTCGACCCCTTCTACCGCAGCTCCGTCCAGGACCTGCCTGGCACGCTCAGCGAGGTGGCTGTCGTCGACGGCGCAGCGCAGGCCGTCGTCGACGTCGTCTTCGGCACCTCCTCGGCACGTATGACGTGGCGACTGGACCCCGACAGCGAGGCCCTGGCGGTGACGGTGGAGGTCTCCTGGCACGAGACGGAGAAGGTCCTCAAGCTCGCCTTCCCCGTGGACGTCCATACCGACGAGGCCACCTACGGCGCGCAGTTCGGGCACCTGCGCCGACCCACCCACGAGAACACCTCCTGGGACGCCTACCGTTTCGAGGTCTGCGCCCACAAGTGGCTACAGGTCGGAGAGAGCGGCCGAGGCCTGGGAATCGTCAACGACGCCACCTACGGCTGGGACGTCACACGCCACGCCCGCCAGGGCGGCGCGACCTGGTCACTGGTACGCGCCACGCTGCTGCGCTCGGCACGCTACCCCGACCCCGCCCAGGACCAGGGTGAGCAGGCCTTCCGATTCGCCCTGCTCCCGGCGGCCTGCGCCGCCCCGGCCCGTGATGAGGCCTACCGTCTCGACCTACCTGCGCGTGAGCTGCCCGTGGGAGCTGACGTCGTCGCCGTCGCCCCGCTGGTGGAGGTCACCGGCGCGGTCATCGAGTCCCTGCACGCCGCTGACGACGCCTCCGGCGACGTGCTCGTGCGACTGTACGAGGCCGACGGACGCCGCAGCCGCGTGACGCTGCACGCCCCGGAGCTGCGTGACGCCACCGGCACGGACCTGCACGGCACGCCGTCGAGCGAGCTCGGTGTCCAGGTCACACCCGTGGACGGCCAGGACGCCACCTGGGCCTTCGACCTCCACCCCTTCGGTATCGCCACCGTCCGTCTGCGCTCGGAGAGGAGCCACTGA